The genomic region TTCAGCTTCGAGTTCCCGCTGCTGATCGTGATGCTGAACCTGGTCGGGGTGCTGACCTACGAGCGCCTCAAGGCGTGGCGGCGCGGCCTGATCTTCGCGCTGTTCGTGTTCGCCGCGCTCTTCACCCCCGGCTCGGACCCGTTCTCGATGCTGGCGCTGGCGCTGGCGCTCACGGTGCTGCTGGAATTCGCGATCCAGCTGGCTCGCCTGCACGACCGCCGCAAGGCGCGCCGGGCCGCACTCGAGGAGATCCCCGACGAGGAGGCGGCGCCTATCGGCAGCCCCGAACCGATAGCCGAACCCGTCGAGGCGTCGAGCGCCGTGCCGACACCCGCTCGGCCGGTGGTCGATGACGATGCCACCTGACCAGTTGACCGGCTTCGCCGAGCAGCTGTCGTTCACCCTCGACGACTTCCAGCGACGCTCCTGTGAGGCACTGGAGAGTGGCCACGGCGTGCTGGTGTGCGCACCGACGGGTGCGGGCAAGACCGTGGTGGGCGAGTTCGCGGTCCACCTGGCCCTGGCCGCGGGTGGCAAGTGCTTTTACACCACGCCCATCAAGGCGCTGAGCAACCAGAAGCACAACGATCTGGTGCACCGGTACGGCCGGGAGAAGATCGGGCTGCTCACCGGCGACCAGTCGATCAACGGCGGCGCCGACGTCGTGGTGATGACCACCGAGGTGCTGCGCAACATGCTGTACGCCAATTCGTCGACGCTGCAGGGTCTTTCCTACGTCGTGATGGACGAGGTGCACTTCCTGGCCGACCGGATGCGCGGCGCGGTGTGGGAGGAGGTGATCCTGCACCTGCCCGAGGAGGTGCGGCTGGTGAGCCTGTCGGCGACGGTGAGCAACGCCGAGGAGTTCGGCGGCTGGATCCAGACCGTCCGCGGCGACACCACGGTGGTGGTCGACGAGCATCGGCCCGTCCCGCTGTGGCAGCACGTGCTGGTGGGCAGGCGGATGTTCGACCTGTTCGACTATCGGGCCGGGGGCGCGGCCAACGCCGGCCGCGAACTCGTCGTCGACCCGGAGTTGTTGCGGCACATCGCCCATCGCCGGGAAGCAGACCGGCTGGCCGACTGGCAACCGCGCGGTCGTGGCCGGTCCGGGCATCGCGGGCGACCGACGATGTACCGGCCGCCGAGCCGGCCCGACGTGATCAGCACGCTCGAACGCGAGGATCTGCTGCCCGCGATCACGTTCATCTTCTCGCGGGCCGGCTGCGACGCCGCGGTCAAGCAGTGCCTGCGCTCGTCGCTGCGGCTCACCACCGAGCAGGAGCGCAAGCGGGTCGCCGAGGTCGTCGACCGCCGCTGCGGTGACCTGCCCGAGTCGGACCTGATCGTGCTCGACTACCACGAGTGGCGCGAAGGCCTGCTGCGCGGGCTGGCGGCCCACCACGCGGGCATGCTGCCGGTGTTTCGCCACACCGTCGAGGAGCTGTTCTCCGCCGGGCTCGTCAAGGCCGTGTTCGCCACCGAGACACTGGCATTGGGTATCAACATGCCGGCGCGCACTGTGGTGCTGGAGCGCCTGGTCAAGTACAACGGCGAGCAGCACGTGCCGCTGACGCCGGGGGAGTACACCCAGCTGACCGGGCGCGCGGGCCGGCGCGGCATCGACGTCGAGGGCCACGCCGTGGTGCTGTGGACGCCCAACGACAGCACGGCCGAACCCGCCGAGGTGGCCGGCCTTGCGTCGACGCGAACCTTCCCGCTGCGCAGTTCTTTTGCGCCGTCGTACAACATGACCATCAACCTGGTGCAGCAGATGGGACCGGCCCAGGCGCACAAGCTGCTGGAGAGTTCGTTCGCCCAGTATCAGGCCGACCGCTCGGTGGTGGGCCTGCGGCGCGGCATCGAGCGCGGCGAGCGGATGCTGGGCGAGATCGCCGACGAACTGGGCGACGAGTCGATTCTCGACTACGCGCGTCTGCGCCAGCAGATCTCCGAACGCGAACGCGCGCAGTCGCGGGCCTCGCGGCTGCAGCGGCGCCGGGCCGCCAACGACGCGCTGGCCTCGCTGCGCCGCGGCGACATCATCACGATCACCCACGGCCGCCGCGGCGGGCTGGCCGTCGTGCTGGAACCCAGCCGCGACGACGACGACCCGCGGCCGCTCGTGCTGACCGAACACCGCTGGGCCGGGCGGATCTCGTCGGCCGACTACTCGGGCGCCTCCGAGCCGCTGGGCCGGATGACGCTGCCCAAACGGGTGGAACACCGCAACCCGCGTGCGCGGCGCGACCTCGCGTCGGCGCTGAGGTCGGCGGCCGCCGGGCTCGATGGCCCGTCGGTGCGGGCCAAGCGCAGCGGAGAACCGAGGGAGCGAGACATCGATCCCGAACTGGCCGCGCTGCGTGCGCGGTTGCGCGAGCATTCCGCCCACCACCTACCGGAGCGCGAGGAGAAGGTGCGCCTCGCCGAGCGCTATCTGCGCATCGAACGGGACAACGGGCAGATCGGTCAGAAGGTCGCCGCCGCCACCAACTCGCTGGCCCGCACCTTCGACCGGATCGTGGTGCTGCTGACCGAGCGCGGATTCATCGCGGGAAACGCCGACGATCCCAAGGTCACCGACGACGGTCGGCTGCTGGCCCGGATCTACAGCGAGAGTGACCTGTTGGTGGCCGAGGCGCTGCGCGCGGGCATCTGGGAGGGTCTCGACGCCGCCGAGTTGGCCGGCGTGCTGTCGGCGGTGCTGTACGAGTCGCGTGGCGACACGCCGGGCGGCCGCGAGGGCTTCGACATCCCCACGGGCAAGCTGCGGCGCGCATTGAACCAGACCCGCAGGCTGTCCTCGGAACTGCGCCTCGACGAGCAACGCCACCGGATCACGCAGAGCCGCGAACCCGACGACGGGTTCGTCGCCGCGATATTCCGGTGGGCCACCACCGGGGATCTGACCAGCGCCCTGGCCGCCTCCGACGCGACGGCCAGCGGAAACCCGCTGTCGGCAGGCGATTTCGTGCGTTGGTGCCGCCAGGTGCTCGACCTTCTCGACCAGGTGCGCAACGCCGCTCCCGACCCGGCGCTGCGGGCCACCGCGAAACGCGCGATCAACGACGTTCGACGCGGTGTGGTCGCCGTCGACGCGGGGTGACGCGGGTCGCACAGCCCCTGCGCGGCTGCGCCAGCCTGAATACCTCATCCCACGTGCATGCAACGGTAGGGTGTTGCCAGCACGACGGAAGCAGGCCGCGACTCGGCCGCGGGCGATCAAGGAGTGAGATGAGCGGACCGCAGGGATCTGATCCGACGCAGTCGTGGCCCGGTGAGCAGCAGCAGCCGGACCAGTCGACGGGCCAGCCGTCCAGCGACCCGTCGGCCAACCAGCCCTGGCAGCCGCAGCCGTCGGGCGGCGACGCCACCCAGGCGGCGCCCCAGTGGCAGCCGCCGGCCTACGACCCGCAACAGCAACAGCCGCCGGCGCAGTACCCGGGTTATCAGCAGCCGGGTTACCAGCCGTCGCAGTATCCGGGCGCCGAGCAGCAGTTCGGCCAGCAGCCGACCGAGTACAACCCGCAGGCCTACCAGCAGCCCGGGCAGTACGGTCAGCCCCAGTACGGCCAGCAGTACCCCCAGCAGCCCGGCCAGCCGCCGTACGGCCAGCCGCCGACGGGGCCGTACGGTCAGCAGCCGGGCCAGTTCGGCCAGTATCCGCCGTATCAGCAGCCTGGCTCCGAGGACGGCTCGAAGCGCTCGCTGGCGGTGATCGGCGGTGTGATCGGCCTGCTGGCCGCCCTCATCGTTGCCGCCGTGCTGGTGATGGGCTTCTGGAAGCCGGGCTTCTTCGTCACCAAGAAACTCGACATCGACGCCGCGCAGTCCGGCGTGGAGCAGATCCTCACCGACGAAGCGAACGGCTACGGCGCCACCAACGTCGAGGACGTCAAGTGCAACGACGGCCAGAACCCGACCGTCGAGCAGGGTGCCACGTTCAACTGCGAGGTCAGCATCGACGGCACCAAGCGCCAGGTCACGGTCACGTTCCAGGACGACGACGGCACCTACGAGGTCGGCAGGCCCCGCTAACCCAGCAGGTAGGCCCGGGCGGGCCGGCTTACCGCCTGCTCAGCTGTCGGGGAGTCCGTCCAGGGCCTTCTGCAGCCGGCCGATCGACGACGTGACGCCGTAGGTCTCGGCGAGTTCGGCGACCTTGCGCGGGTGTTCGGCGGCCAACGGGAGCGCATCGGTCTTGGTGGACCAGTCGAGGTCCGCGTCGGTGGCCACCCGCACCACCGGCCCCGCCGCCTCGATGTAGTCGGCGGCGTTGAGCAGCTTCTTCCGGTACGCCTTGGACATCTTCGACTTGGGATCGTTGGCGGCGGCCAGGATGTTCTCCAGCGAACCGTGCTGGCCCAACAGCGTCGCCGCGGTCTTCTCGCCGACGCCCGGCACGCCGGGCAGCCCGTCGCTCGGGTCGCCGCGCAGCAGCGCCAGTTCG from Mycobacterium sp. IDR2000157661 harbors:
- a CDS encoding DEAD/DEAH box helicase, whose translation is MPPDQLTGFAEQLSFTLDDFQRRSCEALESGHGVLVCAPTGAGKTVVGEFAVHLALAAGGKCFYTTPIKALSNQKHNDLVHRYGREKIGLLTGDQSINGGADVVVMTTEVLRNMLYANSSTLQGLSYVVMDEVHFLADRMRGAVWEEVILHLPEEVRLVSLSATVSNAEEFGGWIQTVRGDTTVVVDEHRPVPLWQHVLVGRRMFDLFDYRAGGAANAGRELVVDPELLRHIAHRREADRLADWQPRGRGRSGHRGRPTMYRPPSRPDVISTLEREDLLPAITFIFSRAGCDAAVKQCLRSSLRLTTEQERKRVAEVVDRRCGDLPESDLIVLDYHEWREGLLRGLAAHHAGMLPVFRHTVEELFSAGLVKAVFATETLALGINMPARTVVLERLVKYNGEQHVPLTPGEYTQLTGRAGRRGIDVEGHAVVLWTPNDSTAEPAEVAGLASTRTFPLRSSFAPSYNMTINLVQQMGPAQAHKLLESSFAQYQADRSVVGLRRGIERGERMLGEIADELGDESILDYARLRQQISERERAQSRASRLQRRRAANDALASLRRGDIITITHGRRGGLAVVLEPSRDDDDPRPLVLTEHRWAGRISSADYSGASEPLGRMTLPKRVEHRNPRARRDLASALRSAAAGLDGPSVRAKRSGEPRERDIDPELAALRARLREHSAHHLPEREEKVRLAERYLRIERDNGQIGQKVAAATNSLARTFDRIVVLLTERGFIAGNADDPKVTDDGRLLARIYSESDLLVAEALRAGIWEGLDAAELAGVLSAVLYESRGDTPGGREGFDIPTGKLRRALNQTRRLSSELRLDEQRHRITQSREPDDGFVAAIFRWATTGDLTSALAASDATASGNPLSAGDFVRWCRQVLDLLDQVRNAAPDPALRATAKRAINDVRRGVVAVDAG
- a CDS encoding DUF4333 domain-containing protein; this encodes MSGPQGSDPTQSWPGEQQQPDQSTGQPSSDPSANQPWQPQPSGGDATQAAPQWQPPAYDPQQQQPPAQYPGYQQPGYQPSQYPGAEQQFGQQPTEYNPQAYQQPGQYGQPQYGQQYPQQPGQPPYGQPPTGPYGQQPGQFGQYPPYQQPGSEDGSKRSLAVIGGVIGLLAALIVAAVLVMGFWKPGFFVTKKLDIDAAQSGVEQILTDEANGYGATNVEDVKCNDGQNPTVEQGATFNCEVSIDGTKRQVTVTFQDDDGTYEVGRPR